The sequence GGGGCGACCCCCGACTCCACCGGGAACTAGTTCTTGACCGGCTCGGCTACCACGGCGAGCCATTCCCCGTCGGGGCTCAGCGCGAGACGCGAGAGGTTGCGCAGCCCTTCTTCCTTGAAGTCGGCGATCGGCGTCCACTGGGCGCTGGCGCCGGCCGACAGATCAAGACGGAGAATGTCGGTGCCGGTGGCGGTGAGCACGGCCGTCGGCGACTCCCACACCACGTAGTCCGCGCCGCGGGGCATGGCGGTCACGCGCTGGATGGCGCCGTCGCTCGCTGCCGGGTCGGCAGTCTCGAGATACCAGGCCCCGTCCACGCGGTGCAGGAACGAGAAGCGGGAACCACCCGGCACTCGCTGCAGCGATCTGCCGATGTCGTGCGCGATCGCGTGCGCGTCGCCCGTCTGCGTGTCGGCAATCTCCAGCGAATTCGGATTGCCCAGGACGAACAGGGCCAACGTGCGATCGTCCAGCCAGAGGTGGTAGCCCACCGGCGCGATGCCGGGCAGGAGCAGCACCGGCGCGGCGCCGCTGTCGTTGAACGCCCAGAGGCGCTGGGTGGAGTCCATCTCCACACGCACCACGCTGAACCCCGTGCCCGTTGGCAGCGGCGTGGGCGAGTACTCGCTCTCCGGAGTGTTGGTAACGCGCGTGACGGCCCGCGACGCGAGGTCGATGCGGTAGACGTCGGCCTGCCCGCCTTCGTGGATGGATGTGAAGAGAATGGAGCGGCCGTGCGGCGTGAACGCCGGCTCGTTGTCGTAGCCGGCGCGGTTCGTGAGGTTCACCGGGGGATCGCTGATCGACGTGCCGCCGCTGCCACGCAGCCGCACGAGATAGATGTCGGTGCTCGGCGGCGCACTCTGCGCTGCGAGCGCTGAGGCCGCCAGAGTTGCCGCGAGTGCCAAACCGATCGACCGTGCCATGTCCGTCCCCCCGGGCTGTTTGCCGTGCGCTATTCCATCTCCAACAGTACGGTTCCCTTCTCCACCGCCGCGCCTACCGTCACGAGCACCGCCCTCACCCTGGCCGTCGTCGTGGCGCGGAGCTCATTCTCCATCTTCATGGCCTCCATCACCACCAGCCCCTGCCCGGCCTGCACCTGGTCTCCCGCTTTGGCGTGGATGCGAACGATCAGCCCCGGCATCGGCGCGACCAGCGGGGCCGGGCCGGCGGCGGCGGCCGAGGCGCCCGACAATTCGCGGATCGTACGGCCCCGTTCGTCGAGCGCATCCACCTCGTAACGGTGGCCGTCGATCGACAGGGTATAGACGCCACGCCGCGCTCCCCGCCGCACGAGCACGCGGTGCACCGCATCGCCGATCGTCACCAGCCGCACCGGCGTGCCCTCGACGTCGGCCACGTGCGCCCGGACGTCGCGGCCGTCCACGTGCACTCCCTCCCCGTCGAGCATCACCTCGTGCTCCTCGCCGTTCACGGTCACGAAGTACTTCACGCCGGCGTGCCCTCCAGGCGCAGTTCGCACACGGTCTCGACGTGCGCCGTCTGCGGAAACATATCGAAAGCCGTGACCGACGATACCCGATAGGAGGGCAGCCGGCCCACGTCGCGGGCGAGCGTGGCGGGGTCGCAGCTCACGTAGATGATCGATGCCGCTCGTGGCACCGCGGCCTCGAGTGCCCGGGTGACCGCGTCGGCCACGCCGGCCCGCGGAGGATTCAGGAGCACGAGATCGGCCGGCAACAGCCCGGGGAGCGATCCCTCCACCGTTCCAGCCACGGCACGCGACCCTGCCGGCAGCCGCGCCGCGCACGCGCGGCTCGCGTCGCGATCCAGTTCGATGGCTACTACGTGGGCTCCTTCGCGCGCGATCGGCTCTGCAGTGTCACCCACGCCGGCATAGGCGTCCACCACGCGCCGTGGAGCGCGCGACCGCACCAGGGCCAGCACGTGCGCGCGCATCATCTCGGCCACTTCGGCGTTGACCTGCGTGAACGACGCCCCGTACTCCTCACCCGGTCCGCGGCCAGCCATATACCTCCGCTTGCCGAGGGCACCGTCTCCCTCGGGCACCCACCAGACGGCCACGAGCGACGGGACCGCCTCGAGCAGGTCCGCAGCCCGCTCCCACGCCGAGCCACCCTGGACCACGAACGCGGCCCCGTCGCCGAGCAGGCGCACCGACCCGCGCAGCGATGGCGCGTCGGGAAGCAACACGCCGTGCGCGAGCACGTCACGCCACACCGCCAGCACTCGCTGATCGGTAATGGGGCAGTCGTCGAGCGCGAAGACCGCGGCCGAATCGTCGAACCGGTGCAGGCCGCCGGTCCAGCCGCCGGATGTACGACGCAGGGCGAGCGTGAGTTTGGCGCGGTACCGCCAGGGCGAGCGGCCGTGCCGCACCTCGGGCAGGTCGAGCGGACGCTTGGCGATCCGCGTGAACGCATCGCGGATCATCCCCGCCTTGGCCCGGCGCTGCGCGCCATCGCTCAAATGTTGCAACTGGCAGCCGCCGCACGCGTCCCCGTCGTAGTGCCGGCAGGCCGGCGCTACGCGGTCGGAGGATGGCGTTAGTATTTCCGTATGACTTGCGCGAGCG comes from Gemmatimonadaceae bacterium and encodes:
- a CDS encoding TRAM domain-containing protein; the protein is MTPETVELDIHAIAAGGDGVGRVDGLVVFAPRTAPGDHVRATIERGKRFARASHTEILTPSSDRVAPACRHYDGDACGGCQLQHLSDGAQRRAKAGMIRDAFTRIAKRPLDLPEVRHGRSPWRYRAKLTLALRRTSGGWTGGLHRFDDSAAVFALDDCPITDQRVLAVWRDVLAHGVLLPDAPSLRGSVRLLGDGAAFVVQGGSAWERAADLLEAVPSLVAVWWVPEGDGALGKRRYMAGRGPGEEYGASFTQVNAEVAEMMRAHVLALVRSRAPRRVVDAYAGVGDTAEPIAREGAHVVAIELDRDASRACAARLPAGSRAVAGTVEGSLPGLLPADLVLLNPPRAGVADAVTRALEAAVPRAASIIYVSCDPATLARDVGRLPSYRVSSVTAFDMFPQTAHVETVCELRLEGTPA
- a CDS encoding biotin/lipoyl-containing protein, translated to MRTAPGGHAGVKYFVTVNGEEHEVMLDGEGVHVDGRDVRAHVADVEGTPVRLVTIGDAVHRVLVRRGARRGVYTLSIDGHRYEVDALDERGRTIRELSGASAAAAGPAPLVAPMPGLIVRIHAKAGDQVQAGQGLVVMEAMKMENELRATTTARVRAVLVTVGAAVEKGTVLLEME